AGCTTCAGGCCCGCCTCTTTTGCGGCCACGTGAGCTCGCACGACCCCTGCCACACTGTTGCGGTCGGTGATTGCCAGTGCCGACAGTCCAAGCTCCGCCGCTCGGTTAACCAATTCGTCCGGATGCGACGCTCCTTCCAGAAACGAAAAGTTGGTACGGCAATGCAGTTCCGCATAGCAACCCAGCGTTCGCGCAGGAATCGGCGGATCGGCGCGGCGGCGCGGATGAGGAGAAGGATCAGGCATGGCGACTCCGCTTGATCATTCGAACACACCGTGCAGAAACCAGGCGTCGGTTTTACTGCGGTACAGCCAAAAGCGAGATCCGTTTTGTGTTTCGACCTGGTAATAATCTCGACAAATGGATCCATCATCCTGCCACCAGTCCGTTGCAATCCGTTCTGGTTTCGTCGCATTGACAACCCGGTAACTTTGCCGGTTCCAGAAAAACTTCACCGGTGAACCGGACGTGTCAGAAATGACATCCACCGGTTCCGGCTGCGGCAACAGATCCAACGGCCGAATCAGATCAACAGCCAGCTCCGCGGCTGGCAGCTTTGCTGAAAAATCGGCCAGTGGTTCATACCGGACGGCTCGTTCCGGCGTCGCTTCCGGCAATAGCATCGGCCGCACAACGGCATCCTGCCCCAGCCGCGCGCTCAATCGATCGGTCAGCCGCTGAATATCGCCTTCATCTGTTGGCTGATCATCGTCGAACAGATTTCTTTGTTGAACTCGAAGCAGAGCGGTGCTGGATGCCTCCATGTGTAGAGCAACCAACCACTCAGGAGTTGGCGTCGTCTCAAGTTTTAAATTCAGCAGAGTCATCACATGGCGGTGCGAATCTGTTGGCTGTGCCAGTCGCACTTCAAGAACCGTCGGGGCACAGGCTTCACTTTTCAGATTCAGCGTCAGGTGAAGAAGTCCCTCTCCTCGCGTTCTGATGTTACTGAGGATTTCGGACAGCAGGTCTTCGCAGACGTATCGAATGGCTGCCGGATGACAGATGGGATCTTCCGTGACCCACTCCGCCGAGATAGGTTTGGAACGTGAGACGGGGACAAGCAGTTCTTCGCTGTCTCCGAACATCTGGTCGAGTCGTTCTGTTAACGCGGTTCCAAAACGCGATGGCAGCGATTCGCGTGGCAGGGCTTTGAGTTGTCGGATTGTTCTTAGATCGAATTCCTGCAGAGAACTAACCAGCTTGTCAGGAATGCGCAGTGCTTCGACGGGCAGTGATCTCAACCGACGATCCGAAGCGGTTCCATGCCCATATCGAGCGATCCCCCATGCCGCCCCGATTGTGTTGGCCACAGCGATATGAGCGAAATAACCAGCCTTAGAAAGGCCTGCGACCAGTTGACGCGCCAGGCCGAATTCATCACCAAACAGATGTCCACAGCCAGTGATATCAAGCACCAGACAATGCTGATCGTTCGACAGCTCCAGCCCAACAATAGGCGCGTAGCGGTGGCTTAAAAACGCGAGTGACTGTAACTCCAGCAGATCGGCTTCCGGGTCGTGCGGCAAAAATGTGGCGGATTCCAGCAGAGCCTGTGCCTCAGCCAGCGGCATTTCGGAACGAATGCCATGATCGATGACGTTCCGAGATGACATGACTACCTGAGCGCGGTTTCCGGATTCCTGATACAGAATGCATGAAACGGTTTTAAGCTCCGGCTGCCTGCAGTGCAGCCGTTGAATCGGAAACCTTGGCAGCCAGACGCAAAGTATTCGTTTCATCACA
This DNA window, taken from Fuerstiella marisgermanici, encodes the following:
- a CDS encoding Y-family DNA polymerase encodes the protein MKRILCVWLPRFPIQRLHCRQPELKTVSCILYQESGNRAQVVMSSRNVIDHGIRSEMPLAEAQALLESATFLPHDPEADLLELQSLAFLSHRYAPIVGLELSNDQHCLVLDITGCGHLFGDEFGLARQLVAGLSKAGYFAHIAVANTIGAAWGIARYGHGTASDRRLRSLPVEALRIPDKLVSSLQEFDLRTIRQLKALPRESLPSRFGTALTERLDQMFGDSEELLVPVSRSKPISAEWVTEDPICHPAAIRYVCEDLLSEILSNIRTRGEGLLHLTLNLKSEACAPTVLEVRLAQPTDSHRHVMTLLNLKLETTPTPEWLVALHMEASSTALLRVQQRNLFDDDQPTDEGDIQRLTDRLSARLGQDAVVRPMLLPEATPERAVRYEPLADFSAKLPAAELAVDLIRPLDLLPQPEPVDVISDTSGSPVKFFWNRQSYRVVNATKPERIATDWWQDDGSICRDYYQVETQNGSRFWLYRSKTDAWFLHGVFE